The following DNA comes from Methanomassiliicoccales archaeon LGM-DZ1.
TCCACGCACTTCACGGTGTATCCGTAGCTGTTGATAGCGTAGGTGTAGGTGTAGACGTTCTCGGCCTCGACCTCAGTGATCTTGACAGATCCCTGAGTTGCAGGCGCAGTGTAGCCATCGACATCGATGATAGGCGCTTCGACGGTGGCTCCGTAGTCTGCCTTGCCGGTGGCGGCATCGGCGATCTCGTTGCCGTCGGCGTCCACGTACTTCACGGTATAGGAGTACTGGTTGACGGCGGTGGTAGCCTCAATCTCGACGTCCTTCGCGGGCATCGTGAACTTGCCGTCCTCGATGGCGACATCGTCGGATGACCAATCGGAAACGGTGTAGCCGGTCTTCGCATACTTCTCGGCGACAGCGACCGCGGACTTGTAGTCGTAGGAGACTGCGCCTTCGAGAACCACTCCGTCGACCAGATAGGTGACCTTGTAGCTATTGATGGCGTAGGTGTAGGTCACGATGTTCTTCGTCTCATCGGAGGCGATAGTGATCGTCTGGGTCTGTGCAGGCGCGGTGTATCCGTCGATCGCAGGGATCTCCGGAGTAACAATGCTGCCGAAGACAGCTTCTGCAGCGGTCGAGTCCTTGATGGACTTGCCGTCAGCGTCCACGTACTTCACGGTATAACCGTAGCTGTTGATGGTGTATGGGTAAGAGAAGACATTGTCGGCCTCATTCTCAGTAATCTTGAGGATTACCTGAACCGTAGGCGCAGTGTAGCCATCGACAGCGATGATAGGCGCTTCGACGGTGGCTCCATAGTTTGCCTTACCGGTAAAGTCAGGAGCAATCTCGTTGCCGTCGGCGTCCACGTACTTCACGGTGTACCCGTAGGTGTTGATAGTGTAGACGTAGGTCACAACGTTGCTCTCAGGGTCAGCCGTGATGGTAAGGCTCTGAATCTCAGGCGCGGTATAACCGACAACAGCCGCAAGAGGGGCTTCGAAAGTCATACCGAAATCAGCGGTGCCGCTGACTGCCTCAGCAAGAACGTTCTTGTCCTTGTCAAGATAGTTGATGGTGTAACCGTACTTGTTAGGAGTCTTAGTGGCCTTGAAAGTGACATCGGAAGTGCCGATGACGAACTTGCCGTCAGTGACCTCGATGTCATCAGTGGACCATGGGGTGATCGTGTATCCGGTCTCCTCAAGAGCCTCGCGGACTGAAACTTCTGACTTGTAATCGTAGTTCTCGATCTCGCCGACTGCCTCGCCATTGACGAGGTAGGTGACCTTGTACTGGTTGATGACGAGCTTTCCGTCATCGTTCCAGGAATAGCCGATAGGAGCAGACAGCTTAACATCAGCGGCCTTGGTCATTGTTGCATTGCCGTTGTACAGAATCGGATATTCGCTGAAGGTTCCGCCGTTGATCTCGATGGTGCCATTATCATCCGACACGCTGAGGAAGTAGCCCTTGAAATCTCCGCCCGAAATCGTCAGCTTTCCGATATCAGTGGCAGCATCGCATCCGCAATTGATGATTGCGCGGTAGACCTTGCCGTCGTCTGCGATCGCATCGAAGATGCCGCCGGTGATGGTTGCAATGTTGTGGTTCAGAACGCAAGCCTGCGTGACGTTCTCGAAGGTTCCTCCGTTGATTTCGAGGACCCCGCCGTCGTCGTTCTTGACGGTGTTGATGCCGCCGGAGAACGAACCGCCGGCGATGGTCAGCGAGGGAGCGGCCTGGTTGGTGCCCTCGACATAACCGCTCCTGGAATCAGTGGCGGGGTAGTCGTAGTATCCGTTCTCAATGAGGCTCGAGAAGTGCCCAGTGGAGTAGACAGTGGCATCCATGATTGTCATAGAGCCGTGGTTCACCAGGTTGTAGTACGAGTTGCCGTTGCCGGATTCTTTCGTGTTGTCTGCTTCTGCAGAGCGGATGAAAGTACCGTTCAGGATGGTCACGGTGCCGTTGTTGAAGACATCGGCCTTGCCGTTGGTGACGTTATCCACTGTTCCTTTGCCGTTCGAGCTGTCCTTAATGGTGAGCTCGGCCCCGGACGCTACTGCGATCGTGTCGGACGATACATTGGTCAGCTTGTAACCGTTGAGGTCGAGTGTGACAGAGCCTCCGTAGTCCTTGGCCACGATGATGTCGGCAGTGACGTCGCCGGAGAGGGTGACGTCGGCGTCGTCCGTCAGGATGATCCTTCCGATAGCCCCGGAGATCTCCAGCTTGCCGAGGTCTGTGGGTTCGTTCTTGTCGCCCTCGCAGTAGATAACGGCCGTGGCCGAATCGGAGACCTTGTAGGTTCCTCCAATGATCGAAGCATTCCCGTAGGTCATGACACAGTACTGGGCGACGTTGGAGAAGGTTCCTCCGGCAATCTTGAGGATTCCTCCGTCGTCATTCTTGACGGTATTTTTACCGCCTGTGAATGAGCCTCCGGTGATGGTCAGCTCGGGGTTAGCCGCGTTGATGCCCTCGACATAACCTTCCCTGGAGTTGGTACTGGTGTAATTGTAGTATCCGTTCTCGATGAGGCTGGAGAAGCTTCCGCTGTTCTCGAAGGTGCCGTTCTCGATGGTCATGATGCCGTGGTTGAGGACGGTGTAGTAGGAATTGCCGTTGGCGGAACCGTTGGTGTGATTCTCGCCGATGGTGCCTGCTTCCAGAGAGCGGGTGAACTTACCGTTCTCGATGACGACAGTGCCGTTGTTGAAGACGTCGGCCTTCCCGTTGGTGAGGTTGTCGACGGTGCCGTTCCCAGTGATAGTAAGGCTGGCCCCGAGCGCCACTGTGATGGTGTCATCGGAGGCGTTGGTCAGCTTGTGGCCGTTCAGGTCGATGGTGGCGGCGCCGCTGCCGCATACGATCACATCGGTAGTGACGTCTCCCGAGAGGGTAACGTCGGCGTCGTTCGCCAGTATGATCTTGCCGAGGTTCCCGGAGATCTCCAGCTTGCCGAGATCGGTGGGAGTGTCCTTGTCGCCCTCGCAGTAGATGGTCGCTGTGGCCGAATCGGAGATCTTGAAGGTTCCGCCAGTGATAGAGGCGTTCGAGTAGGTCATTACACAGAACTGCGTGACGTTCTCGAAAGTGCCGCCGACGATGGTGAGTTCCCCACCGTCATCGTTCTTGATGGTGTTGATGCCACCGGAGAACGAACCGCCAGATATTGTGAGCTCGGGCATATCGGCGTTGACGCCGTCGATATGTCCTTTCCGGGAATCGGTACTGGAATAATCGTAGTAGCCGTTATCGATCAGGCTCGAGAAGTGCCCAGTGGAGTAGACAGTGGCATCCCCGATGGTCATCTTCCCGTGGTTGACGATGTTGTAGTAGGAGTTGCCTCCGCTGTCATTGGCGTCTTTGCCGGCCTCCATCGAGCGGGTGAAGGTGCCGTTCTGGATCGTGACGGTGCCGTTGTTGAACACGTCCGCCTTCCCGTGGGAGAGGTTGTCGACGGTCCCGTTCCCGGTTATGGTGAGCTCGGCTCCGAGCGCAACGGTGATTGTGTCGTCCGAAACATTGGTCAGCTTGTGGCCGTTGAGATCGAGGACCACATTGCCAGCAGCGATCGTTACGTCTTCTTCGACGTCTTTGGCAAGCTGTATGTGGTCTCCATTCCCTGCTTTCTCGAGAGCGGCTGCGTCGAGAGCGGCTGCGATGGTCGCATACTTTCCGTCCCCGTCGCCCACAACGAGGGTCTGGTATGCATCATCTGCAGCTGAATCCTCAGAGCCCTGTACGACCGCAGCCGCGGCGAAAACCATCGCCAGCGCGGCGATCGCAGACAGGATCGCTAGTTTCTTCGCATTCATATTATCATACTCTGCATCTTCGGAGCATCTCCTGCCTTTCCCACCCATCACAGAAGATGTACAGGTGCTCTTCAGGTGTTGAATAAAGGTCTGAGGTAACACAGCCTGCCGCTACCGCATGAGCCATCGCGCATGCGAACGATTCATTGCGGCAGTCAGTCCCCATAAACGACCATTCCTTGTTTCAAGGTAGGCTACAGGCCTTTGTCGGCCTGCGGTCGGACTCAGCCGCCTCCCGAACCCAGAGAAAGACCGCCCCATTCAAAAAGCGACCTGCTGATTCATAGTTGCAACAAAAAACCGCAGGCCGAGAGGAATATCGCCGACCTGAGATAAAGATTGGCGCCTCGGCAGGCCTCCGGGGAAGGTTGCGGCAGGGAGGCAAGGAAAGCTTGAGGATAGCGATCGGGATGGACCTGCACAAGAAGACCGCGGTATGCTGCGCGGTCCATGCGGGCCCGGGGAAGCCGAGCGAAGACGAGGAGGAGTTCCTGAGGCGCTTCAACAGGGACCACGGCACGCAGCCGTCGGAGCCCGAGGACATAGCGCGGATCGCGGAGGCGCTCCGCGGGCATGAGGCGCATGTCCTCATCGAGAACTCCACGAAGACGCACGAGACCTACTGGGTCCTGACCAACCTCGGGATCGACACGGTCGTGGCGCAGGCCCAGGACCTCTACCGGATCACCAAGTCCGTGAAGAAGACCGACGCCAACGATGCGGCCGAGCTCGCGGGGTACATGCGGCGGAGGCTGAACGGCGAGCGCGAGTTCGCCGTCTGCAAGATGCCGTCCCCGGTCTGGATGGAGCGGCGCGAGATATGCCGCGCGGTCCTCGCGGAGAAGAGGCACCTGGCGGACCTCAAGCGCCGGGCCAGGATGCACATGCTCCTCCACGGGATCAGGCTGAGCAAGGATTACTCCGACATCTTCTCGAAGAAGGCGATGAAGGAGATGTGGGACTCGAGGGACACCTGCCTGAGGCTCCTCGTGTCGGAGGCGAGGTCGATAAAGGCCCGCACCGACGAGGAGGCCAGGCTGATCCGGGCGACGTTCGGGCACATCACCGACTTCGATCTGGTGATGAGCATCCCGGGGTTCGGCGCGGTCTCGGCCGCGTACGCGGTCTCGATGATCATCGACGTGAAGCGCTTCGGGTCGTCGGCCCAGCTGGCGGCGTACTTCGGCCTGGTGCCGAAGGTGCGCGAATCGGCGGAGACCTCGCACCGGTGCGCGACCACGCACCGCGGCGACAGAGAGATGCGCAGGCTGCTGTGCCAGTCGGCGATCGTCCACGTCCGCACCGCCGAGGACTCGGTGGTCTCGGCCCTCTACAACAGGCTGAGGGCGAGGGGGGTCTCCCACCGGGAGGCCCAGGTGGCGGCCGCGCGCAAGCTGGTGACCGTGGTCTGGTCGGTGCTGAGGAACCGCAGGCCCTTCAGCACCGACACGGAGCTCCTGGAACGCTCCGCCGAGATGGCGGAGGAAGCGGAGGGGGATCCGGCGGCGGACTGAACCCCTGATATGCGGGCGCCGAGCGCGGGCATCCCGGGGCCTTAATCGCCGAGCACCATTTGGCCGCCGCATCAGCGGCAGGCCGAAGCAAAAGATGGCGCAAAGCCGAGGGACAGCCGGATACGCGGTGAGGTCCTCCGTCCCGGAGGGGCTGATGGACGTGAATAAGATGGCGGCCCGGCGGAGATCCCGCCCGCACGAGAGCTGAGGCACAGCACCTGCAGAAGGCGGTCGCACAGCGGAAGCTACGCAAAGTTTAACCAAAACGGGGCTGATAATGTGGTTGGCGGGCGCTGCCTGAATGGAATAACTGAACGAACAGGCCAGCGGCTCTTCGGCCTCTACCTGGCAAAAGTATCTAACCTAGAGTAATTTAATATTTCGACGGATAACATCCAGAAAGTTATAATTCGGTTTACAATCGCCATATTTTTCTAAGCAATTTATCCCTATAAACAATTGTAAACCAGTACATTTCCACGGATATGCGGCATCTCCGGAACTTCCCCTGAAACCGCGCATGAATGCCGTTTCCCGTATCGCTGATTCCTTTCTGCGGCATGATCGCGGCCGGCACAATACAGGTAAGAAACCAATATCGGGCTCGCCGGCGGTTCCCGGGCAGTCCTTCTGATCCTCTTATTCTCGCAGTATTCTCATAGCTTGGTTTATCTAAAAGCAGACCATCGCTCTCCCGTAGCCCCCGCGGGCAGGAAGTACCATGAAGCAGCTTGTGCTTGTCAGACACGGAGAGAGCGAGTGGAACAGCCTCAACCTTTTCACGGGCTGGACCGACGTGGACCTTTCCGAGAAGGGAAGGAAAGAGGCCGCCGAGGCAGGCCGTCTCATGAAGGCAGAGGGCATGGCTTTCGACAAGGTGTACACCTCATACCTGAAAAGGGCGATCCACACCGCACATCTGGCACTTGCCGAGATGGACCTCGAGTGGATCGAGGAGGAGAAG
Coding sequences within:
- a CDS encoding IS110 family transposase produces the protein MRIAIGMDLHKKTAVCCAVHAGPGKPSEDEEEFLRRFNRDHGTQPSEPEDIARIAEALRGHEAHVLIENSTKTHETYWVLTNLGIDTVVAQAQDLYRITKSVKKTDANDAAELAGYMRRRLNGEREFAVCKMPSPVWMERREICRAVLAEKRHLADLKRRARMHMLLHGIRLSKDYSDIFSKKAMKEMWDSRDTCLRLLVSEARSIKARTDEEARLIRATFGHITDFDLVMSIPGFGAVSAAYAVSMIIDVKRFGSSAQLAAYFGLVPKVRESAETSHRCATTHRGDREMRRLLCQSAIVHVRTAEDSVVSALYNRLRARGVSHREAQVAAARKLVTVVWSVLRNRRPFSTDTELLERSAEMAEEAEGDPAAD
- a CDS encoding MucBP domain-containing protein, translating into MNAKKLAILSAIAALAMVFAAAAVVQGSEDSAADDAYQTLVVGDGDGKYATIAAALDAAALEKAGNGDHIQLAKDVEEDVTIAAGNVVLDLNGHKLTNVSDDTITVALGAELTITGNGTVDNLSHGKADVFNNGTVTIQNGTFTRSMEAGKDANDSGGNSYYNIVNHGKMTIGDATVYSTGHFSSLIDNGYYDYSSTDSRKGHIDGVNADMPELTISGGSFSGGINTIKNDDGGELTIVGGTFENVTQFCVMTYSNASITGGTFKISDSATATIYCEGDKDTPTDLGKLEISGNLGKIILANDADVTLSGDVTTDVIVCGSGAATIDLNGHKLTNASDDTITVALGASLTITGNGTVDNLTNGKADVFNNGTVVIENGKFTRSLEAGTIGENHTNGSANGNSYYTVLNHGIMTIENGTFENSGSFSSLIENGYYNYTSTNSREGYVEGINAANPELTITGGSFTGGKNTVKNDDGGILKIAGGTFSNVAQYCVMTYGNASIIGGTYKVSDSATAVIYCEGDKNEPTDLGKLEISGAIGRIILTDDADVTLSGDVTADIIVAKDYGGSVTLDLNGYKLTNVSSDTIAVASGAELTIKDSSNGKGTVDNVTNGKADVFNNGTVTILNGTFIRSAEADNTKESGNGNSYYNLVNHGSMTIMDATVYSTGHFSSLIENGYYDYPATDSRSGYVEGTNQAAPSLTIAGGSFSGGINTVKNDDGGVLEINGGTFENVTQACVLNHNIATITGGIFDAIADDGKVYRAIINCGCDAATDIGKLTISGGDFKGYFLSVSDDNGTIEINGGTFSEYPILYNGNATMTKAADVKLSAPIGYSWNDDGKLVINQYKVTYLVNGEAVGEIENYDYKSEVSVREALEETGYTITPWSTDDIEVTDGKFVIGTSDVTFKATKTPNKYGYTINYLDKDKNVLAEAVSGTADFGMTFEAPLAAVVGYTAPEIQSLTITADPESNVVTYVYTINTYGYTVKYVDADGNEIAPDFTGKANYGATVEAPIIAVDGYTAPTVQVILKITENEADNVFSYPYTINSYGYTVKYVDADGKSIKDSTAAEAVFGSIVTPEIPAIDGYTAPAQTQTITIASDETKNIVTYTYAINSYKVTYLVDGVVLEGAVSYDYKSAVAVAEKYAKTGYTVSDWSSDDVAIEDGKFTMPAKDVEIEATTAVNQYSYTVKYVDADGNEIADAATGKADYGATVEAPIIDVDGYTAPATQGSVKITEVEAENVYTYTYAINSYGYTVKCVDADGNSIRDAVAAEAVFGTDVTPEIPAIDGYTAPAQTQTITIASDETKNVVTYVYTINSYGYTVKYVDADGNEIADAATGKAVFGTDVTPEIPAIDGYTAPAQTQTITIASDETKNVVTYVYTINSYGYTVKYVDADGNEIADAATGKAVFGTDVTPEIPAIDGYTAPAQTQTITIASDETKNVVTYVYTINSYGYTVKYVDADGNEIADAATGKAVFGTDVTPEIPAIDGYTAPAQTQTITIASDETKNVVTYVYTINSYGYTVKYVDADGNEIADAATGKAVFGTDVTPEIPAIDGYTAPAQTQTITIASDVSKNVVTYTYSINSYVLTYLTAGDVLLSELTVEYNSSVTAPADPVREGSYVFAGWLLNGSACTFPFEMPAHDVTLVATWDVVIPDADSETDIISVNVDADGAPISSDSIQAIVSSAESDENVTLEVSIGSGITVVFDNAAIRNFGTGAAELTADEIPTDELTDAVRNIVGDGTVYSISFGSNTNFGEGTATVTLPYALADGRDAAGLYIAYIYDGQVAETFDCDYSDDGTVTFTTGHFSTYAIMYEEPSDDNDDEFIFALIVAVVIVIAVFGAVFLAQRSGKY